GTACCGGGACGGGACTATAGAATTTATTGAAGAAATTAAAACATCCGATCATACAGGCCCTGTTATATTAGATTAATGGATTCCGTCCAACCCAAACTAAGGGTATTTGCAGGGCCAAATGGTTCAGGGAAAAGTACAGTTATTGATTTCATCCGAAATTATAAAGTCAACGAAAAAAATGTCGAATTTGGCTATTATATAAATGCTGATGACATAGCCAAAGAGTTAAAAACCAAATCGGGTTTCTCTTTTAATCAATATAATTTCAAAGTTCAATCCGCAGAGTTCAATAAAATTGTTTCAGCATCAGGGTTAATTAATGATCAATTCACACTTAACCGACTAATAAAAGCCTATAGTATTACCAATAATTCCATCCATTGCACACAGTTTGATGAAATTGAACGATTAGCACAAATAGTAGCTGATTATTTACGTAGAAAATTACTTAAAGAACAAAAAAGGTTCTCTTTTGAAACTGTTTTCTCCCACAGTTCTAAACTGGATATTATGCAAGATGCTGTAAATGCCGGATATAAAGTGTATTTATACTTTGTTTGTACAGAATCAGCAGAAATTAATAAGTTTCGTGTTGAGGCACGTATGAA
This portion of the Inquilinus sp. KBS0705 genome encodes:
- a CDS encoding toxin gives rise to the protein MDSVQPKLRVFAGPNGSGKSTVIDFIRNYKVNEKNVEFGYYINADDIAKELKTKSGFSFNQYNFKVQSAEFNKIVSASGLINDQFTLNRLIKAYSITNNSIHCTQFDEIERLAQIVADYLRRKLLKEQKRFSFETVFSHSSKLDIMQDAVNAGYKVYLYFVCTESAEINKFRVEARMKKGGHSVPIDKIEKRYYKALNLLHDASQLAHQAFFFDNSEEGVDFKMFAHFKIISGKKAWDDINDDDVPNWFKIYYSDKITK